The genomic segment TGAACAGGAATCTAtttgaaaaaagtaaatataaagaaGTTGAAAATACGTTCACTGCCTtaatgatttattcatttgtttgttaatTTACACATGCAATATGAATTCATTTTGATTCTGCTGGGCAAGGTATACTAATCACAATAATTAAGACTGTGTGGGCTATGCAATAGTAAAGGTGTGAACAAGATTTGTATGCAGGAAGGATGGGGAATAGCCATCCATGCCTCGGGGGTGGAAGCCAGGTGTCCTTGGTTTTGAAGATTACATTGGCATTTTCCAGTGAATCCAAGTGGGGAACAACCTATGGGAGGTTTGGGACCCCAAAAGCCGGGTGCagctccatttatttaaaatatactgtgcAAGGATTAGAGTCCTAAAGGACAAGGCTATCCATAGCCCATGTTAGGGCCACACATGGAGCTGCcacatttagaaatgaaaaatacaggacACCTAGTTAAGTAGTTCCAGATAAACAACTGCCAAACTGAACATAAAGAGCTgcaatgagaagaaaacaaacatttatttgggATTAAAGAATTTCAACTTGGGGAGCACAGATTCAGGCTGGTACCCACTCATGTTTTCACTTAAAGGGTAAAAGCAGCGTTTTTtatgaggaaaaggaagaagggtGGCGGGGAGGGCGATAATTACATGAGTAAGGGGATAAAGTTTTCCATGGAGTTTTCACAAGCTAAGCTAGTCTGGGTTATTCAATGACTAATGATTCTGTTGTCAGAAAACCCACAGCTACCAGTCTTGTGATCAGGATGTCTGCTCCTGCGCTGACTTCTCAAACAATTGCTGTTTGGCCCCATTCATACAAAGGCAGGTAAGGCAATTTCTCCACAGTGGCCTCTCTAGCTCTATTTTAATTAACATGGTTCTATTTATGTCAATTTTTTACACATACATTTTTAGTGCACGTATGCCCCATGTAGAATCTGGGGCACAGGATGATACAAATCTGAGTTTGATCTGCAGGTTTACTGATTGGCTCTGTGCTTTAGGAACATTTTTTGATTTTCCTGAATCTTGGTTTCTTCATCCTTAAAATGAGCCTGAAAATGCTACTTACCATCCCAAAGGTCTAGACCAGTGCTTCACAAACTCTGATGTGCTGATGAATCATCTGGGGATCTGGATAAATTGCAGACTCTGATTGGGTAATTCTGGGAGGAGCCTGAGATTCTGACTTTtgaacaagctcccaggtgagtcTGACGCTGCAGCTTTACAGACCACACATGGGGGCTCAGGCCTTCTACCCTGAGGAGAGCTCGCTGGGAAAAGCTGTGAACTGGTTCCCTTGGTTCATGAAAGAAAACAGCACACTTTTCCCAAATGCCCTATGTGTATTTCAGAAGCACATGATGGGGAGGGAGACTGTGACAATGGGCCAGGCCTAAGAACTCCTTCAGTGTGAGTCTGTATTAAACCCTGAGTCAAGGACTGGGCCAAAGTTGGTGAGTCCAGTAGGCTTGGAAGGGCTTTTCTTATTACTTCATGTAGtactaaaatgttatttaaaagacTTCTTTCTAATGTGATTTATCCCCCAGGATGTCTTGATGATAACATGATGACTGCAAACCTAGCATAAGGGGTCCAGTAACCTTTTTCTGTTTGGGTCAGAGTAAATATTTTCGGCTTTGTGGGTTATATGGTCTGTATCACCACCACTCACCTCTGCCCTTGTAGCACAAGGCAGCAGGGAGATCATGGGACACAGTGGGCATGGCTGCATCCCAGTGTACTTTATTTAGGGAAACTGGCCCAGGTCTATGGCCTGGGGCAGTGGTCTGCTGACCTCTGGTCTAGGTGCTCAAGTGAATTTGGGATCGGCTATAGATCCCATAATCACTTTGGTTTCACGGGAGTAGGGAGAGGGTGACAAATGCATTTCAACAAGCAACAAGAAGGGTTTCCCTGTTGGTCCCAAGCACTGGGGAAACCCTACTCAGAGCACATCCAACCATTTTGCTACCTCCCCCTGAAGTTGGCAGGGCAGCGTCTCTGACTTATTACCACGTGTTAGTTATCAAATGTGCTTGGCATTACTGGGAGACACAGGGAATCCAAAGAGGAAGGCCACCATTCATGGTCTTAAGGTGTCATTTTGAGTTGTAGTGATCAGACAAATACACAGTCACAGCAAATCCAAATGCTCATGGGTAGATAATTTATTAAAAGTATGTGTAACAGCTGGCATTTAGAAAAAATGGCACCTGGGTACTATCTTTTGTTACCAGAATAAATTCCATTTGGTTCAAATATTTAAGCATCAACAACATGAAATCACAGTGCTAGAATTAAACAGGATGGATATAGATTTGTATAATCTTGGAGTTGGGACAGGCTTTCTATTGAGAACATGGAAGCCACACAGAAAAGATCACATAAGAATAAAAAGCATCTATATGAGAAAGTCTGCCATAAACAAGATAAAAAGGAACtgggtaattatttttaatatacatggCATAGGAAGAGTTAATTACTCAATCTTGTGAACTTGTAAAAGTCTATAGAAAAGGGTGACATGATCATAATTTATAGAAGTACAAATTGCCAACTAATTTTACTGACCTGAGTAGATgctatgaaaataaagaaaaagaccaaATCGATGGGAATTCATCACTTACACACAGGTCAGCTGCAGTCCTGGTCTCTTGAATTACAGGCTCCCCAGCTGCTCCTTCTAGGATGATCCCTCCCGGAACCCAGGCTGACAGAGACAAGTGGAGCCACCTCAGTGCACAGCCTCAGCTGGGGCCCAGCTCTGAGTCGTCCCAGCCCAGGGGTCAGACAGAATGAGGAGGCCTTGGGATAATCCCAGCTCTCAGCTGCTCAAGTCACTCCCAGCCATTTAAGTCCACCTGCTGAGTCCCCAGACATCATGGGGCAGAGACGAGCTGGCCTGGGAAATCCTTACCCACAGACTCCATGAGCATAATGAAGTTGTGATGGTTTTATAATGAATTTTGGCCAGCTGGTTACACAGCAATAGTCAGTTGAACGCTATGGCAAATGAGGCAGTTGGAGACATCTTGTTCTAGCCAGAGTTTGATGGGGGAGGGAAGCTCCATTAGGAAGGATTTGGAGACCAAACAGAGCATAGCCCACTGCCTATAGCACAGGGCAGGCCCTCTGTACTCACAACATGATGTGATGACAACCTTAGATATTGGATTCACAGAAGAGCCAGAAATGGAGAAGGCTGGAGTGAGAGGACCAGCCCTGGGCATGGGCAGCTGGGTGCATGTCCAAGGTCAGTCACCTCTCATCAAGGTCAGAGTCAATCCCAGGAAGCTTTGTGAGGCTCTCAGACCTCTGGACCTCCAGACACCTTTTCCTCCACCTGGCATATTCTATCTCCACCACTGGCTCCTTTCCATCATTTTGGCCCACATGAGTCATTCCCTCAGAGAAGAGCCTCTCTGACCATGCCACATAATGGATTAAATCTGTCAATTagtgttttgctgttgttttcctttattgtatTTATAAGCATCTCAACTCATCTTGGATATTGTCTTCCCTCTCTAGAATCAAAGTGAGCTCCTGAGGGCTGGGACATTGCCTGTTTTGTTCAAAGTTATGCTTTCAGGACCTAGAATAGTGCCTTGATCGGTAAGTGCTCAATACATGGttattgaatataaataaataaaactccttTCTAGACAATCTCTTATCCATGCTTCAAAACCCAGCTCATGCTGAACAACCTGGAAAGCCCTCTCTGGGAGCACACACATTCTCATGCTGCTGCTAAACCAGACCTCTGACTGTTACTGCATCACTGAGCAAAGCTGCATGCCCCAGTGTGCCTTGTTCTCCCCGATGGGCTGAGTTTGTGTAACTGGGTGGTAGCTCAAGCCTCTGGTTCTTGGTGCTCGCAAAGTGGGGTCACTTTGTCTAGGATGGGGCCCCTAGCAGAGGGGGCTAGTAGTGTGGCTTCCAAAGTCAGACTGCCTGACCACAAATACCAGCAGACTTTGCTCAGTGGATCTGGAAAAGGTTTCgacctgtctgagcctcagttttctcaatggTAAAATGATGGAACAATAATGAACCACAGAGAGCTGGGCTGAGGAGTCCTTACAGGAAGGAGCTTAGAGTAACACTGGGCATGTAGTTGTAGTAAACACTCAAGTGGGTTAAATGACCTTCTATTAAGCAGTTAAAACATCGGCAGGAATCTGTGAGACATAAATGGGAGTGTAAGAGACAATAACAAAGTCAAGTGCATGCTGTGGAAATAGAACCACAATCTCTCTAAggactccccaccccaccccagatgAGCCTGTTCACACTGGCCCCACCCAGTTCCACAGAGACCTGTTCCATGACCCAGCACACTCAGGACTGCTGCGCCACACGGTGAAATCAAATCCCCTAGGGCGTCCTGGTCTGGCTGCAGAACACACTGGAAATACAGCTCCAGCTCTTTGCCTAAAACCATCCAGAAGTCAACCATCTCTTACTCAGGAAAGACTATTTACAAAGTTCCCAAGAGCTGCTGCATTTTCTTAGGGGAGCACACAAGAGCATGGGTACAGAAAAGGAAGTGAAGGTGGTGGGACCCTTCTGTCCTGGTTGGAGCCGATCACTGCAGGTGGCCCTGCCCCCTGGgttccccccaacacacaccagGAAGCCCAACCCTCCTGCCGGCATGGATGCATGGTTAGAGGACAAGTTCTTGAGGTGGGCTACAGAGGATGGCAGGGTGTGCCCCTGAGCAGCTCCCATCCCTGGGGGCTGCCCACCCCAAGCCACCAAACATCTTCTGGGAGGCGTACATCATGTATACGAAGCCATCCTCATCCTTGTAGTCCCTGTAGATCTCTGCCATGGTCATACTCATGCTGACCAGGCTCTTACTGTTCACCAGCAAGTAAGAGGCTTCAGTGGCCCTGAGGACCATGCGGCTCCTGGGgcgggaggtgggagaaagggagaaagtgaAGCTGCAGGGCCCGGCCAGCAGGTGGGCCCTGACCCAAAGCTTTACTACCTCTGTTTGGCCAGTGTAAATATATTTTGTGTGAGATGAGAAACACCATTTCCCAAATCTAAAGGCAGTGGTTCTGATACCCTAGTGTGCATTGGAATTACTCAGGAGAGGCCTGTTGGAATGCATATTCCCAGACTCCAACCATGCATTTTGGTTTAGTTGACTTGGGAAGCAGCTCAGGGGTCTACGGGGTCACGATGCCCAGGAGCACTCAATGGCTCCCTATTCCTTCCCTGGGATTAAGGTACCACAAGTCCTCCCAGCTGAGCTGAAAGGGTAAGGCCATACAGTTTTTACTTGGGACACATACCAACACAAAAGTGCTAAGCAAATAAGCCCCTCTTTGCTCTGAAATTAAAGGTATGTCCATCCCCAGAGGTGTAAAGGGACCACAGTTTCTTCTGGTATCTCATTACAGCAGCCTTGGGATAACCTTTTGGAAAGGAGCTACTCCCTCCTAGCATGCCCCTTTCCTCTTGCTGCCATTTCTCCTGCCACATCAAGGAGATAGAGCAGCAGCAAGGTTCCACCGGATGTGCTCTAAATGTCAGTCAATCTGAGTCCCGGCTCATCCTGAGTAGAGGGCAACATGGCAATGTAAAAGGTCATGGCTCAGCCTCACCTGAAGCACATTTCCATCTGTTCACTTAGGAGGTGGGCATGGCCCACCCCCTTGAGGCCAGAACTCTGAACCTTCAGGTGCATTTGGTCCATGTGGCAGTGGGAGACTGGGGTGGGCTAGAGCCTGACTAATTTTACAACCAGATAATCCCTCCCAACATAAACCCAAAAGCTTTAGCTCTGAAGACAGCAGGGTTGCCTCGGGGTGAACAGCAGGTAGGCAGTGGGAGTGGGTGGAGCAGGGGGAGAGTGTCCTGACCTCTGCTCCGATGGGACAGTTCCCAGTGTCGGTGCCACCGTCTCCTATCCTTCACCACACTCCCTTTTGATGAAGGCTGTGGCGCCCTCGGGGAGAAGGCCTGGGCTGCGGTTTTTGTCTGTTCTGTCCATTGCTATAAACAGAGCCCAAGTAACAGCCAGAACAGAGCTGCCACCCTGTAAACACTGTGGGGCATCAAGCATTGGGATGGTGCAGTAGGCCAgggtggtggggaagaaaggagggccTGActaggaagggaaaaagaatggCTCTTAGAACTCAAAGGGTTGTTTTTGCAGGGCAGTGGGTGATGGAGGTCACCTGATGCTCCATCAATTTGTTGGGACCTAATCCTAACCTCATGGTCCCTTAGACCTCTCCAATCTCACTGGACTAGAGTGGCTTCCCTGAAGAGAAGTTGGGATGCTCTTAactcattaaaacaaacaaaacagaaacaaacacacattCTTAATGAACTCTTGAAGAGAATAGCTGCAAGAGCTATCCAGTTTCCAAGGGCTGGCCCCACCTGAACTTTCAACCCTGAGAAGGACTGTCTTCATATGACTCCCAAACCATTTTTATTGAATCCATGTGTCACGTGACACCACCTATCCCTCTTAAGCTTTCAAGAGAGCTacatttctttttgctgttcctttaCCCAAGTGAGGAGTGTTTGGGGACCACTGTGTCTGTCGTCTCAGAGAGTGACCCATGCAGGGACCTTTGGAAGAGGTACTTGCTCCCCAGCTGCACATGCTGTAAAGAGGCACTGTGTCTCTATGGGGAAATGCAGGCTGTGTTTTAAACAGTCCCAGGAAGAAAGGATCCTCTGGACTAGTTTCAGAGCCAAGGCAACTTtagaaaattcttagaaatgttGGCAGCCTTTTATTCTCTTTAGTTTTGTTATCTGGGGGGCTCTCCCACCTGTTTAAAATAGATTAATTCTCACAGCATCTCTTCTTGGCATCTGAAAAGTTAGTCACAAAGAAaatttttcccctcttttcttgGAATGCTCCCACCAGCACCCGCCCCCCGTCGTGCTTTGTCACCTACTGGATGGCACTGAGGAACTGGCTCATGGTCAGATCTTGTGGGACCAGGAACTTGACCTTGTCCAGCGGGGGCAGAGACCTCTCCCTGGGATATCGCTCCACAATCACCTGTTGGGAGGTAGGCCCCCAGGGAATGTGGCTGAGAGCTCCCAATGTCCAGCCTCTGAGAATGGGGGGAGGCAGTGGGCTTTGGGTTGTTCTtgctatttttgttgttttgatttttcttcaaGGGACAGAACATACCCCTTTTCAAAAAGTACATCGGGATCTTACCGGGATCTTGTTTGGGAACTTTGCTTGGATTCCAGCAACTTCCTCTCGACTGGTTGCTGTGAACATTTCAAGTACAAAAGAATCAGTAAACAGCCAAGAGAAGTCTGTATCCACTCCCCTCTCTCTGGTGACCCAGACAGCTACATCGAAAACTTTACCTAAGCTCTTCCTTTGCTTGAAGGGTCTGAGGCTTGGGGTTTTCTGTGGAGTCTGCATGTGGCTCAACAGCTGTGTCTGtgtctgacttaaaaaaaaaaaaaatcccgcAACCAGGACCTAACTCATTCCTCCAGCTGCTTCCAAAGCGCCTGCAGGAGCCTGAAGGAGGCCCTTCTGTAGAGCTGTGGGACATCAGTCTGCCTCCCCTCCCCGGGCAGGAGGAGGTAGTTCTGAGGGTGCAAATGGAATGGCCACCTGCTTGTGGGGCAGAGGAAGTCACTATGCTCATGGCTTCTTAGAACTTTGGGGTACATAGAGGCCATTGGGGTCCTTTGAGTCAAATTGGTGGAGTGGCATTTTGCAGATTGAGTGGAATGAAGCACAGCTCCTTAAATCCAATCTTTTGCAAATCATCTTAAGGACACGGGTGGTAGCTCCACATGCTATTATTAATATAGTGTTTTGTTAGACTGACTCAATTTCTGAAAATAAAGGTgcatttattttgaaaggaaagtTTATATCCTTGATGGAACCAATATAATTCACTATACATGGTAAAATAAACACTATTGTTTTTACAAAGGCAACGTGAGATGCTTTGGTGATGACATCCTCACCTCAGCTGGCGAGGCCCCACGTGACCCGGCCTCCACCTGACTCCCTTCTATTCCTGAGTTATGCTTTCCCTGAATGATAAGGAGGCTAATGGTGTGGAGACTAGAGGATGACTCTGGTtggagaggtggggaggcaggaggggtagGAAAGGATTTTCCTTTCAACGGTTGACATTGTCTCCATGTGCTGTTTGGCTTTATCTAGTTACTAGGGAGCTTCCCAGGTTCTTTCTGTGACAAGGAAAGGATTCAGTATAAAGAGGAACTTAGTGACTTAGAGGTATTCCCACTCTTGAAATATATCCTATTTATTCAGTCCTGACCATCCCTATGGATGCCTTCCTACCCATCACACATCGTAACTGCCCCTGGAACCGTAAAATGaggagaaacttaaaaaataaaaaccttaaatATGATTCTTCTCACCTAGAATCAAGTGCAAACCTCATTCGGGATCCCTCGTCATCCAATCCCCGTCTCTCTGATACCATCTCCTCTTTCCCAGCAAACCTCCCAACCCAGTCCCTCCCTGGCCAGGAACTAGGACTGTAGGTGCCGGTCATGTCCTCTCGTTTCATGTCCTCAATTGTATATCCACTGGGCTATTCCTCAATTGTATGTCCAGAGTTCCTGAGACTCTGCTTAAGCCAAGAAAACAGCAGGAAAAGGGTCCTTACCTGTTCCTATAGTGGGTGGAGGCATAACAGGATGATTCGTATCATGGAGTAAGCAATCCATCTttcctttatttatctttttaaagccttaactttggtttgcattttttagCTGTAAAATCACCCAAACACTCCACTTTGGAGTGATAGCTAAGATTAGAAATTTGAGTTAACTTCAAAACTTGACAGGGCTCTCAGAACATAATTGTCGGGCACGTGCACAGGGCCAGGAAGTCGCAGCCACGCTGAGGACGATGACTCTCAGTCGCCCTCTGCTGTTCGTCATGTTGGCCACATCAAGTTACCTAGATTCTCAATG from the Manis javanica isolate MJ-LG chromosome 11, MJ_LKY, whole genome shotgun sequence genome contains:
- the MAP1LC3C gene encoding microtubule-associated protein 1 light chain 3 gamma, whose protein sequence is MQTPQKTPSLRPFKQRKSLATSREEVAGIQAKFPNKIPVIVERYPRERSLPPLDKVKFLVPQDLTMSQFLSAIQSRMVLRATEASYLLVNSKSLVSMSMTMAEIYRDYKDEDGFVYMMYASQKMFGGLGWAAPRDGSCSGAHPAILCSPPQELVL